The genomic segment CTCAAAAAAGCCACAACACTTATGCTTTTGAGCTGCCTATTTCTTATCTTTGGCTTTGTCGAGCTTATCGAGTCCAATGAGCTTCACGCCTACGTAGACCACACCAGCAATGATCGCGAAATCGATCAGTGTGGCGAGGAAGCTCCCATAGGCTACGGTCGCCTCTCCAATCCTGAACGTTGCCCCCTTCATACCTTCAGCTGAGCCTAGAGCGAGCCCGACGACCGGGTTTACGATATCCGTCACAAGCGAACTTACCACCTTAGCGACTGCGCCACCGAGAATAAAACCAACTGCGAGACCTACAACCCCTTGCTCGCGAATGAAGTCCATAAAGCCATTGAGATGCTTTTTCATAATAATTCCTTATTTACCTACCTCTATTGTACTCCGTACGACAAGTGGCGTCTGGAGATATGCAGATACTATCATTTTATCGAGCTGGCGGAGAGAGAGGGATTATGCTGAGCATATAATCATCGTCGCTCACATAATGTCGAAATAAACTCCACATTATCTTCGCTCCTCGATTATCGAACCCGGGTTCTCGGTCCCTATTCATCAGCTCGAGCGAACGACCTATCGGTCATTTTCTCGAGCTGGCGGTATTTTTTGGACGAAGTTCGAACATTTTTTGAGGAAAACCCCCAATAAGGAAGCCAGAAACTACGAAATGGAATTTGGCCCGCTTGGGCGCCACTTGGTTATGTAAACGACAAAAACGCCCGCTGTATCGCCGTGGACAAAGAAAAGGCAAAGTATATCAAGCGAGCTTTTGAAATGTACTCAACTGGCGAATATCCCCTCGCTCAAATCCGAAAGATTATCAATTCCTTGGGCTTGGTTGGCAAAAAGAATAAGGTGCTTTCCGTCTCAAATTATCAGTATATGCTGAAAAATAAAATCTATTACGGAATGATTGAATATAACGGCGAATTATATGACGGAAAGCATGAACCGATTATCACAAAGAAACTTTTTGATTCCGTTCAAGAAGTGATGATGAGAAAATCAAAGCCGAAAACGCCAAAATTGAAACCGTATGTGTACAGAGGATTTTTCCTTTGCGGAGAGTGCGGCTGTTTTATAACGACCGAAACACAGAAAGGTCATAACTATTTGCGATGCACCAAGCGGAAAAATCCTTGCACGCAAAAATATGTCCGCGAAGAAATCATCACTTCTCAAATAAAAGAAGAAATCAAAAAAGTTTCTTTGTCTTCCGCTTGGGCAAATGCTTCAATCAATTATTTTGAAAATGAAAAAATGAAACTTGCCAAAGCGGAAAGCTCTTTCGCCCAAAAAGCGAGAAATGAGCTTGTAGAGATAGAAACAAAACTTGATCGTTTGCTTGATTTACAACTGGACGGCAATTTATCGCAAGCGGAATATACCGCTAAAAAGCACAAGCTCATTCTCGCTAAAAAGGATTTGGAAGAAAAAATCTCCGCTTTTGGGCGAAAGAGCAATAATCGGTTCGAACTTGCCATTGCCTTTCTAAAAGACGCCAACCAAGCCGAAAAATGCGCTCAACAAGAAAATCCCGAACGGATTCGGGATTTTCTCAAAAAGATTGGTTCGAACTTCCGCATTGCCGACCGCACTTTGTTTTTGGATTTCAAAAATGCCTTCAAAATTGCGGAAAAATACCATGCCGAGGCGCTTTGCGCCGAGGCAACATCTTTCAATTTCGCTGAATGTAAAACTTGGCGGAGAGAGAGGGATTCGAACCCTCGGTACGGTTTCCCGCACACACGCTTTCCAAGCGTGCTCCTTCAGCCACTCGGACACCTCTCCAAGAATCACATCAATCAATACGACTTCGCATTGTAACAACTCAGTAGGTAAAAAAACAGCCTGACTCTCAGGCGAGAATCAGGCATTGAACCCATACGGCTAGGCTACACGTTCGTGAACGAGGCCATCAATGGACATCACGCTGACGAAACGGTGCTCTAGCGAACCAGGCAGAGTTCTGTAGCGGCGACCCATCCGCTTCCCGAAACCAACCACCGTACACGGGATATGTGCTAGCTCGAGCTCTCGCACCTCGTGAGCGAAGTTGTTCCTGTCATGCGACACGATGATGACCTTCGCAAGACGATCAGTGTCCCAAACTTGATACAGCTTAGCCACCATGAGATCGTCGACATCGTCAGGATTGCCCTCGCGCTTGTAGTTCATGTAGGTCTTGAAGCCTACGAAGCGAAGGTGTTCCTGCTGCTCGAAGCGCTTGGCGATCGGCGCCCGCTCCTGATTCAGGTAGGCCCAGGCTTCCAGTTCAGTACCGCCAGCCTCTACACGCAACCATTCCAGTAGCGCATGCCAGTTCGGACGATTGCGAGTCACTTCTGCGAACTGAATGACGATGTTTGGCACATCGACCAGTGCTAGTGTGATCGGTCTCTGCATGTTTTCACCTCCTTAGCAGAGATGGGGAAGGTACATATGGTATATTATAACAGAATGATCTATGTTGTCAACTATCTACGACAGCCTTGGTGACGGCCTTCGTTTGCCTAACCAAGCTTTTTCTTGAAGACCTCGACCAGCTCTACAGGTGTCGGATCGATTTCATTCATCATACCGAGATATGAAGACATATAGTCCCCAAGTAGAATCGTCCAGAGAAGCTGCTGAAGTGGCGTCGTTCCCTGCGCCTCAACAACGATAGGCTCGTAGCCGTGCCCTTTGAGTACCTCGGCCATGACATCGATGCGCTTGAGAATACGCTCGTGCTCGAGTGAGCTTCTCAGCACCACACCTGTGACTGTTTTCTCGGACGAGAAGAGCCAGCCCTGCATTTCGTTGTGGTTTAGTTCTGGAAAAGCATTACACCAGGCTTGTTGCTTAGCGTTTTCATTGATGTCAATCTTCCACTTATAGATAGCCGAGCGAAGCGCCATACCGCCATAGATCACTACCGGCTTACCGACTAGCTGCTCAGCAATATCCAGAGCTAGATTCTTGCCGTCGACGTCATCTTGATTAAACTGACTCTTCTGGATATCGAGCCAATCAGCGACATCCAGAAGCTCTCGTCGCAGATCAGTGCCTTCTGTAAGCCCTGCGTCTTCGAGTAAGCAAGCAAGTGCCTTGAGCCCAGCAAACACACTAAGGCGTGGCTGCGACACTTCTGGAAGCTTCAGGAGCATATGCCCTGCTTCTTCAGCCCGCTTCAGGAGCTCTCCCCCGGCCGTCATCACGACGATACGCGCCGAGCGCTTCTTCGCATCCTCGTAAGCCGCTAGTGTCTCCTCCGTATTCCCCGAATAGCTCGAGAGAATCACCAGACTATGCGCCTCGACATACTCCGGCAAATTATACCCGCGTACGATCTCAAATGGCACCTTCAGCCGACTTGCTAGCCAATTACGAGCCATATCAGCCGCTAAAGCCGAGCCTCCCATGCCAGCGAGCGCGATGTGCTGCAATCCCTGCCCCCAGGATGGCGTGATATCTTGATCCATACTGTCAGCGAAGTTCAGTCGCAGATGAGCCGGCTGAGCATCAACCGCCCCGAGAATGTTGTGTTTGTCGTGCGCGAGGAGGGAATCAAGATTTTTCATATGTCGCTATTATACTGATCTCCCCACCGGATGTCAGGTAGCACACCGACAGATCGCGCAATGTCTTGCGAAATTTTGTAAATAATGGTAGTATCAACAAATCGGTTTTGTGCCTTATCAACGGCGATATAAGCACAAATACGACTGAAAAGCACCTACTAGCACCTACAAGGAAGGCAAGACATTGGCTTTCAAGACCACACAGGAGAACTGGCTCAGCGAGCTTCGCAAGCGAGTCAACCTAGACAAGGGCAAGAAGCCCACCAGCCTGCTGGATGCACAGTTCTCCGACTGCCAGGACTGCTGGGGATCCGTCATCCGACAGGAGCCCGAGTACGTCGTTCAATTCCTGATGAAGTACATCGTCACCAAGCCCTTTCAGCCGATGACCAACTCGCAGTACCGCCGCCTCAAGGAACTGCTCATCGCGGTCTGCGAGCGCGCCGCTTTCCTCCGAGAGCGCGGCGGCGTCATGCGAGGTTTCGACGAACTCATGCAGGCTCTCGCCACGCACATGCCGGAGCTCAACCGCGACCTGCGGGAGCACGAGGAGTCACTGCAGCGCGAGTCGCTCGACCCCATCGCCTGACAGGCACCACTTCGTGTGGGTAAGGCTTCGGGACCTGCACACACCGCCCCGGGACATCACGTCCCGGGGCACTTCTTTTATTCATAAGATTATTATAAAAAAACAGGGTGTTGATCTGGAAATAATCCAGACCAACACCCAAGTGGGATCATCAGCTCACGCCGACGAGCTCCCTTGTGTCGTCGACCTCATCGAGATCGTCGATCTGATCGATGCACTCGGCATCCTCGCTCAGCTCGGAGCGATGGAATAACACATCGTCGAGATCCCTCAGTGCCTTGAGGATCGCCGCCATGTGGACCTGATTCAGCGGCCTGCGCGACCCC from the bacterium genome contains:
- a CDS encoding NYN domain-containing protein yields the protein MQRPITLALVDVPNIVIQFAEVTRNRPNWHALLEWLRVEAGGTELEAWAYLNQERAPIAKRFEQQEHLRFVGFKTYMNYKREGNPDDVDDLMVAKLYQVWDTDRLAKVIIVSHDRNNFAHEVRELELAHIPCTVVGFGKRMGRRYRTLPGSLEHRFVSVMSIDGLVHERVA
- a CDS encoding bifunctional phosphoglucose/phosphomannose isomerase, with the protein product MKNLDSLLAHDKHNILGAVDAQPAHLRLNFADSMDQDITPSWGQGLQHIALAGMGGSALAADMARNWLASRLKVPFEIVRGYNLPEYVEAHSLVILSSYSGNTEETLAAYEDAKKRSARIVVMTAGGELLKRAEEAGHMLLKLPEVSQPRLSVFAGLKALACLLEDAGLTEGTDLRRELLDVADWLDIQKSQFNQDDVDGKNLALDIAEQLVGKPVVIYGGMALRSAIYKWKIDINENAKQQAWCNAFPELNHNEMQGWLFSSEKTVTGVVLRSSLEHERILKRIDVMAEVLKGHGYEPIVVEAQGTTPLQQLLWTILLGDYMSSYLGMMNEIDPTPVELVEVFKKKLG
- a CDS encoding MscL family protein, with the translated sequence MKKHLNGFMDFIREQGVVGLAVGFILGGAVAKVVSSLVTDIVNPVVGLALGSAEGMKGATFRIGEATVAYGSFLATLIDFAIIAGVVYVGVKLIGLDKLDKAKDKK